A stretch of the Thunnus thynnus chromosome 7, fThuThy2.1, whole genome shotgun sequence genome encodes the following:
- the slc6a4a gene encoding solute carrier family 6 member 4a — METKDMMMTTMLTMDKGENEGEKDKGREEVGGDEEETQQENGRLMLSDGLAERGPKSLTSSSGQQVSNGFTTSTPQSPREGPGTAASSGGTASGQAGGTGSSVPLGGLRTLVVQQTSLERPRETWSKKMDFLLSVIGYAVDLGNVWRFPYICYQNGGGAFLLPYLLMAVFGGVPLFYMELALGQFHRSGCISIWKHICPIFKGIGFAICIIALYVAFYYNTIMAWALYYLLSSFQSTLPWTTCNNYWNTANCNRYMSTDHNVSWTNSSTSPAEEFYTRQVLQVHLSPGLHQLGSVSWQLALCLLFIFTIVYFSIWKGVKTSGKVVWVTATFPYLVLLVLLIRGATLPGAWRGVVFYLKPDWEKLLSTTVWIDAAAQIFFSLGPGFGVLLAFASYNPFHNNCYKDALVTSSVNCLTSFLSGFVIFTVLGYMAEMRQQDVDAVAKDAGPSLLFIIYAEAIANMPAATFFAIIFFLMIIMLGLDSTFAGLEGVITAMLDEFPHILAKRREWFVFGLVCVCYLGALSTLTYGGSFVVKLFEEYATGPAVITVVLLEVIAVSWFYGTNRFCNDVQLMLGFYPGGFWRVCWVAICPCFLLFIIISFLAFPPEVKLFHYQYPPWTTVLGYCIGVSSFICVPAYMVYHLLNAKGTFKQRLLKSITPEPSSNQHRDFIVTNAV; from the exons ATGGAGACAAAAGATATGATGATGACGACCATGTTGACAATGGACAAAGGGGAGAACGAGGGAGAGAAGGacaaagggagagaggaggtggggggagACGAGGAGGAGACACAGCAAGAAAATGGTAGACTCATGCTGTCTGACGGTCTGGCAGAGAGAGGACCCAAGAGTCTGACCTCCAGCTCTGGACAGCAGGTGTCCAATGGCTTCACTACATCCACCCCTCAGAGCCCCAGGGAGGGACCAGGGACTGCGGCTAGCTCTGGGGGTACAGCCTCTGGACAAGCAGGTGGCACTGGGTCCTCTGTGCCACTGGGAGGCCTCAGGACTCTGGTGGTCCAACAAACCAGCTTGGAGAGGCCCAGAGAAACCTGGAGCAAGAAGATGGACTTCTTGCTCTCTGTGATCGGCTATGCCGTGGACCTGGGAAATGTCTGGCGTTTCCCCTACATCTGCTACCAAAACGGAGGAG GTGCCTTTTTGCTGCCCTACCTGTTGATGGCGGTGTTTGGAGGTGTGCCTCTCTTCTACATGGAGCTGGCTCTCGGCCAGTTCCACCGCAGCGGCTGCATCTCCATCTGGAAACACATCTGTCCCATCTTCAAAG GCATAGGCTTTGCCATCTGCATCATAGCCCTCTACGTCGCCTTCTACTACAACACCATCATGGCCTGGGCCTTGTACTACCTATTATCGTCGTTCCAGTCCACCCTGCCCTGGACTACCTGCAACAACTACTGGAACACAGCCAACTGCAACCGCTACATGTCCACCGACCACAATGTGTCATGGACCAACTCCTCTACCTCCCCCGCCGAGGAGTTCTATAC TCGGCAGGTGTTGCAGGTCCACCTCTCCCCGGGTCTGCATCAGCTGGGCTCTGTCAGCTGGCAGTTAGCCCTCTGCCTGCTCTTCATCTTCACCATCGTCTACTTCAGCATCTGGAAGGGAGTCAAGACGTCTGGAAAG GTAGTTTGGGTGACTGCTACCTTTCCCTATCTGGTCCTCCTGGTGTTGCTCATCCGTGGGGCCACTCTGCCAGGGGCCTGGAGGGGCGTGGTCTTCTATCTCAAACCTGATTGGGAGAAACTTCTCAGCACTACA GTGTGGATTGATGCAGCAGCTCAGATCTTCTTCTCTCTTGGTCCGGGGTTCGGCGTGCTCCTCGCCTTTGCCAGCTACAACCCGTTTCACAACAACTGCTACAA AGACGCTTTGGTCACCAGCTCTGTGAACTGCCTGACGAGCTTTCTGTCTGGCTTTGTCATCTTTACCGTGCTGGGTTACATGGCTGAGATGAGGCAGCAGGATGTGGATGCTGTGGCAAAGGATGCTG GTCCCAGtctgttgttcatcatttatGCAGAAGCCATAGCAAACATGCCTGCTGCCACCTTCTTTGCCATCATCTTCTTCCTCATGATCATCATGTTGGGTCTGGATAGCACG TTTGCAGGGTTGGAGGGGGTGATCACAGCTATGCTAGATGAGTTCCCTCATATCCTGGCTAAGAGACGAGAATGGTTTGTCTTCGGCCTCGTGTGTGTCTGCTACCTCGGCGCTCTCTCCACACTCACAtat ggAGGATCATTTGTGGTGAAGCTGTTTGAAGAGTACGCCACAGGCCCTGCAGTCATCACTGTGGTCCTGCTCGAAGTCATCGCCGTTTCCTGGTTTTACG gtaCCAACCGTTTCTGTAATGACGTCCAGCTCATGCTTGGTTTCTACCCGGGTGGTTTCTGGAGGGTCTGCTGGGTGGCCATCTGCCCCTGCTTTCTGCTG ttcatcatcatcagtttccTGGCCTTCCCTCCAGAGGTCAAATTGTTCCACTACCAATACCCACCATGGACCACCGTCCTGGGCTACTGCATCGGGGTGTCTTCATTCATCTGTGTGCCTGCTTATATGGTCTACCACTTGCTTAATGCCAAAGGCACATTCAAACAG CGTCTGCTAAAGAGCATCACTCCAGAGCCCAGCAGTAACCAACACAGAGACTTCATTGTCACCAACGCAGTTTGA